Proteins encoded in a region of the Deinococcus misasensis DSM 22328 genome:
- a CDS encoding tetratricopeptide repeat protein yields the protein MDVLQQAWQAFDQGDLEQARALYEQHLKNHPQDEQARFGLGYVLVQLGEFNEAETLYQGLFEEAVQHHDPRAHQAMHQIGMIHRVQGDYERALHAFEQEKPLIPDDFFPKAINAYELGMCLLRLGNLEKASVELYSSLFFAQKSTDLIAQACAYRGIGELHLAQDNFSEAQPAFLEAMRCFDTAGEKRGVEDIVEYIKELEEASKNRSENAN from the coding sequence GTGGACGTTTTACAGCAGGCATGGCAGGCTTTTGATCAGGGTGATCTTGAACAGGCCCGAGCACTTTATGAACAGCACCTCAAAAACCACCCGCAAGACGAGCAAGCCCGTTTTGGTCTGGGTTACGTGCTGGTGCAACTTGGTGAATTCAATGAGGCTGAAACCCTCTATCAGGGCTTGTTTGAGGAAGCGGTTCAGCACCATGACCCCAGAGCCCATCAGGCCATGCACCAGATTGGCATGATTCACAGGGTGCAAGGCGATTATGAACGTGCTTTGCATGCATTTGAACAGGAAAAACCCCTGATTCCAGATGATTTTTTCCCCAAAGCCATCAATGCCTATGAACTCGGGATGTGCCTTCTGAGGCTGGGAAATCTGGAAAAAGCCAGTGTGGAGCTGTACAGCAGTCTGTTTTTTGCCCAGAAAAGCACCGATCTGATTGCGCAGGCCTGCGCATATCGGGGCATTGGCGAACTCCATCTGGCACAAGACAATTTTTCGGAGGCCCAACCTGCTTTTTTGGAGGCCATGCGTTGCTTTGACACCGCTGGTGAAAAACGCGGTGTGGAAGACATCGTGGAGTACATCAAAGAACTGGAAGAGGCCAGCAAGAATCGGTCAGAGAACGCCAACTAA
- the ispD gene encoding 2-C-methyl-D-erythritol 4-phosphate cytidylyltransferase, whose amino-acid sequence MTTPLKFAALIPAAGSGSRLGFGIPKAFVELHGKTLLQRAIENLSPLVDEVVIALPEGQDFDTSARKIVGGSTRQDSVFRLLQATEADFVLIHDAARPFLGQKVIERIKSRVVQSGAVTAALPATDTLVHTSGGFWGYLVDRSKTWAVQTPQAFRKNLILDAHLKALQEGFDATDDAGLANKYGANVELVLGDAKLFKVTTPADFELAEAFAQLWDRKKEDQA is encoded by the coding sequence ATGACCACACCTCTGAAATTTGCCGCCCTGATTCCTGCGGCTGGCAGCGGTTCAAGGCTGGGTTTTGGCATTCCCAAAGCTTTTGTGGAACTCCATGGAAAGACCTTGCTTCAGAGGGCCATTGAAAACCTCTCTCCTCTGGTGGATGAGGTGGTGATTGCCCTGCCAGAGGGTCAGGATTTTGACACCTCTGCCCGAAAAATTGTAGGAGGGTCGACCCGTCAGGATTCGGTGTTTCGCCTCCTGCAAGCCACCGAAGCGGATTTTGTGCTGATTCACGATGCTGCACGCCCTTTTCTGGGACAGAAGGTCATCGAGCGCATCAAAAGCCGGGTGGTCCAGAGTGGGGCGGTCACCGCTGCCCTGCCTGCCACCGACACCCTTGTGCACACCTCTGGAGGGTTCTGGGGTTATCTGGTGGACCGCAGCAAAACTTGGGCCGTCCAGACCCCACAAGCTTTTCGCAAAAACCTGATTCTGGATGCCCATTTGAAAGCCTTGCAAGAAGGCTTCGATGCCACCGACGATGCTGGACTGGCCAACAAATATGGTGCCAACGTGGAACTGGTGCTTGGAGACGCCAAGCTGTTCAAAGTCACCACCCCGGCAGATTTCGAGCTGGCAGAAGCATTTGCCCAGCTCTGGGACCGCAAGAAAGAAGATCAAGCATGA
- a CDS encoding UbiX family flavin prenyltransferase yields the protein MKLVVGVTGGSGAPYALDLLRTLQSLGIHTHLVVSQGAKRVWETEGKDPIEDLLSLGTELHDDRNLAASIASGSYKTLGMVIVPCSSSTLAKVALGLGDNLIARAAHVTLKERRKLVLVPREAPYPRPMLENMLKAHDAGAIVLPASPGFYSTPESVDDILGFMTARILDQFDLETGRMKRWTGK from the coding sequence ATGAAACTGGTTGTTGGCGTCACCGGAGGAAGCGGCGCTCCTTATGCCCTGGACTTGCTGCGCACCCTGCAAAGTCTGGGCATCCACACCCATCTGGTGGTCTCTCAGGGGGCCAAACGGGTGTGGGAAACCGAAGGGAAAGACCCCATCGAAGACCTGCTCTCACTGGGCACCGAATTGCACGATGACCGCAATCTGGCAGCCAGCATTGCCTCTGGCAGCTACAAAACGCTGGGCATGGTGATTGTGCCCTGCAGCAGTTCCACACTTGCCAAGGTGGCTCTGGGTCTGGGAGACAACCTGATTGCCAGAGCGGCACACGTTACCCTCAAAGAAAGGCGCAAACTGGTGCTGGTTCCCAGAGAAGCCCCCTATCCCCGTCCCATGCTGGAAAACATGCTCAAAGCCCACGATGCAGGGGCCATTGTGCTTCCTGCCAGTCCGGGCTTTTACAGCACCCCAGAGAGTGTGGATGACATTCTGGGCTTCATGACCGCCCGCATTCTGGACCAATTTGACCTCGAAACCGGACGCATGAAAAGGTGGACTGGAAAATGA